Proteins encoded together in one Penaeus vannamei isolate JL-2024 chromosome 9, ASM4276789v1, whole genome shotgun sequence window:
- the LOC138862689 gene encoding actin-related protein 2/3 complex subunit 4: MSATLRPYLNAVRHTLSAAMCLQNFNSQVVERHNKPEVEVRSSKELLMTAVVVSRNEKEKVLIEPSINSIRISIAIKQADDIERILCHKFMRFMMMRAENFIILRRKPVEGYDISFLITNFHTEQMFKHKLVDFVIHFMEEIDKEISEMKLAVNARARECAMEYLKRF, from the exons ATG TCTGCCACTTTGCGCCCATATCTGAATGCTGTACGGCACACATTGTCAGCTGCAATGTGTCTGCAGAACTTCAATTCCCAGGTGGTGGAGCGACATAACAAACCAGAGGTAGAAGTAAG ATCTAGTAAGGAGCTCCTCATGACAGCTGTTGTTGTTAgtcggaatgagaaagagaaagtgctcATAGAGCCTTCCATTAACTCCATCAGGATCTCCATTGCCATTAAACAAGCTGATGACATTGAACGTATTCTCTGTCATAAATTTATGAG GTTCATGATGATGAGGGCAGAAAATTTCATTATTCTTAGGAGAAAACCTGTTGAG GGTTATGACATTTCCTTCCTCATCACCAACTTCCACACAGAGCAGATGTTCAAGCACAAGTTAGTAGACTTTGTGATCCATTTTATGGAGGAAATTGATAAGGAGATTTCAGAGATGAAACTTGCAGTGAATGCACGTGCCAGAGAATGTGCCATGGAGTACTTAAAAAGG TTCTGA